One genomic segment of Hordeum vulgare subsp. vulgare chromosome 2H, MorexV3_pseudomolecules_assembly, whole genome shotgun sequence includes these proteins:
- the LOC123431204 gene encoding 2-methylpropanoate--CoA ligase CCL4-like yields MEKLGGNSANSCPLTPLGFLERAATVFGDCPSVVYHGAVFTWSQTYRRCLRLASALSSLGVSRLDVVSVLLPNVPAMYEAHFGVPMSGAVLNTINTRLDARTVAVLLRHSGSRLVFVDPALLPLLLDALRLLPPENPAPRVVLVEDPHEKDQFPPAQAKDLTYERLLEMGDPEFRWIRPASEWDPMVLNYTSGTTAAPKGVVHCHRGIFLVTVVSLVDWAVPPRPTFLWTLPMFHANGWSFPWGMAAVGGTNVCLRRVDAKDVYAAITDHRVTHLCGAPVVLSMLANAPEGVRKTPPNKVRIMTAGSPPPAAVLHRAEASGFEVSHGYGLTETGGHVVSCAWKGEWDKLPASERARLKARQGVRTPGMAEVDIVDADTGRSVPRDGTTMGEIVLRGGCVMLGYLNDDEATRAAIRDDGWFYTGDVGVMHPDGYLEIRDRSKDVIISGGENISSVEVESMLYGHPAVSEAAVVARPDEFWGETPCAFVSLKDDAAGTVTAAEVISWSRERMAGYMVPKTVVFRGELPKTSTGKVQKYVLRKLAREMGPTRRGSSSSSKM; encoded by the exons ATGGAGAAGCTCGGCGGGAACTCGGCCAACTCGTGCCCGCTCACGCCGCTGGGCTTCCTGGAGCGGGCGGCCACCGTGTTCGGCGACTGCCCCTCCGTCGTCTACCATGGAGCCGTCTTCACCTGGTCCCAGACCTACCGCCGCTGCCTCCGCCTCGCCTCCGCGCTCTCCTCCCTCGGCGTCTCCCGCCTCGACGTC GTGTCGGTGCTGCTGCCCAACGTGCCGGCGATGTACGAGGCGCACTTCGGCGTGCCCATGAGCGGCGCCGTGCTCAACACCATCAACACGCGCCTCGACGCGCGCACGGTCGCCGTCCTGCTCCGCCACTCCGGCTCCAGGCTCGTCTTCGTCGACCCGGCGCTGCTCCCGCTACTTCTCGACGCGCTCCGCCTCCTCCCGCCGGAGAACCCGGCCCCGCGCGTCGTGCTCGTCGAGGATCCCCACGAGAAGGATCAGTTCCCTCCGGCCCAGGCCAAGGATCTGACGTACGAGAGGCTCCTCGAGATGGGCGACCCGGAGTTTAGGTGGATCCGGCCGGCCAGCGAGTGGGATCCGATGGTGCTCAACTACACCTCCGGCACCACGGCTGCGCCCAAGGGGGTCGTGCACTGCCACCGCGGGATCTTCTTGGTGACCGTGGTGTCGCTCGTGGACTGGGCGGTGCCGCCACGGCCGACGTTCCTGTGGACGCTGCCCATGTTTCACGCCAATGGGTGGAGCTTCCCATGGGGAATGGCCGCCGTCGGCGGCACCAACGTCTGCCTCCGCCGCGTCGACGCCAAGGATGTCTACGCCGCCATCACGGATCACCGGGTCACGCATCTCTGTGGCGCGCCCGTCGTGCTCAGCATGCTGGCCAATGCGCCGGAGGGTGTGCGCAAGACTCCGCCCAATAAGGTACGGATCATGACCGCCGGCTCGCCGCCGCCCGCTGCGGTGCTGCATCGTGCGGAGGCATCGGGCTTTGAGGTCAGCCATGGGTACGGGCTGACAGAGACTGGAGGCCACGTCGTGTCGTGCGCGTGGAAGGGCGAGTGGGACAAGCTGCCGGCGTCAGAGCGCGCGCGGCTCAAGGCGAGGCAAGGCGTGCGCACGCCCGGCATGGCCGAGGTGGACATTGTCGACGCCGACACAGGCCGCAGCGTGCCCCGGGACGGCACCACCATGGGCGAGATCGTGCTCCGCGGCGGGTGCGTCATGCTGGGGTATCTCAACGACGACGAGGCGACAAGGGCGGCGATCCGGGACGATGGGTGGTTCTACACGGGGGACGTGGGCGTGATGCACCCGGACGGTTACCTGGAGATCCGGGACCGGTCCAAGGACGTGATCATCAGTGGCGGCGAGAACATCAGCAGCGTGGAGGTGGAGTCCATGCTCTACGGCCACCCAGCGGTGagcgaggcggcggtggtggcccGGCCCGACGAGTTTTGGGGGGAGACGCCGTGCGCGTTCGTGAGCCTCAAGGACGACGCGGCGGGCACGGTGACAGCGGCCGAGGTGATCTCGTGGAGCCGGGAGCGCATGGCGGGGTACATGGTGCCCAAGACAGTCGTGTTCCGCGGCGAGCTGCCCAAGACCTCCACCGGCAAGGTCCAGAAGTACGTGCTGCGGAAGCTCGCCCGGGAGATGGGACCCACTCGCAggggtagcagcagcagcagcaagatgTAG